The following proteins are encoded in a genomic region of Spirosoma sp. SC4-14:
- a CDS encoding glycoside hydrolase family 2 TIM barrel-domain containing protein, translated as MKYHFLTLFILSLGQLALAQPTERRYLSGTGNYRTVNWQFYCTAGQNSGKWTTIPVPSNWELQGFGKYNYGFNKDSAKGKEQGLYKYEFQAPMAWKGKRVNLVFEGVMTDADIKLNGKSAGPIHQGAYYAFKYDVTNLLNYGTSNLLEATISKHSANPSVNEAERKGDFWIFGGIFRPVYLEILPADHIDHVAIDAKANGTFRAQLQLNTNGKPADVTAQILTVSGQKVGTPFTTKVGSGNPTVTLTKTIANPMLWTSETPNRYKVEFRLLQAGKPVHVVTQPFGFRTVEIRQRDGIYVNGTKIKLKGVNRHSFWPSSGRALSKGVSVLDVNLMKDMNMNAVRMSHYPPDDHFLDVCDSLGLFVFDELAGWHGHYDTPTGTKLLHELIRHDLNHPSVILWINGNEGGHNRDLDPLFAKEDLQKRHVLHAWEGFNGFDTQHYREFNYGIGNYNLGHSITLPTEFLHGMYDGGHGAGLEDYWEAMWHEPLAAGGFLWDFADQGVVRTDRNGGKGLLDTDGNRGADGIVGPYREKEGSFFTIKEVWSPIRLERREITPTFDGTFPIENRYHFTNTAQCSFTGKLVKVGGSSGAGRPFSVVAPTLKPLEKGVLKAALPADWMDYDLLYITATDPSKRELFTWSFPITLPDQFAAKMVKTEGSGNVTLTETDSLYNVTANGIQLSISKRNGVLRQVSNANGNVLLTNGPILQEAVNNFSHFTQRTEGKNLIIESAFDRKTAYNTLQWTVYTSGWVKMRVRYFPNAYFTFMNGVNFSFPEDKIKAVKWMGKGPYRVWKNRLKGGTLGVWSKAYNNTETGEQPLVYPEFKGYHANLYWCRFEADNPFIVATENEDVFFRLFTPAWKTDQWHNYEPIFPSGDISFMQGIPSIGTKTQRNETTGPMGQKYAFYDYEKEPARAKELTLYFDFSGR; from the coding sequence ATGAAATACCATTTTTTAACCCTCTTCATCCTCTCCCTCGGTCAACTCGCTTTGGCCCAGCCGACCGAACGGCGTTACCTGTCGGGAACGGGGAATTATCGTACCGTAAACTGGCAATTCTACTGCACGGCCGGTCAGAATTCGGGCAAGTGGACGACCATTCCAGTACCGTCAAACTGGGAATTGCAGGGGTTCGGAAAATACAACTACGGCTTCAATAAAGACTCGGCAAAAGGAAAGGAGCAGGGCTTGTACAAATACGAATTTCAGGCACCCATGGCCTGGAAAGGCAAGCGCGTGAACCTTGTGTTTGAGGGAGTTATGACGGATGCCGACATAAAACTCAACGGCAAATCCGCCGGGCCGATTCATCAGGGTGCATATTATGCATTTAAATATGACGTAACGAATTTGCTCAACTACGGCACCAGTAATCTACTCGAAGCTACCATCTCGAAACACTCGGCCAACCCATCCGTGAATGAAGCCGAACGGAAAGGCGATTTCTGGATTTTTGGCGGCATTTTTCGACCTGTCTATCTGGAAATTCTCCCCGCCGACCACATCGACCACGTAGCTATCGACGCCAAAGCGAACGGTACGTTCAGGGCGCAGCTTCAACTGAATACGAACGGAAAACCCGCCGACGTAACCGCACAGATTTTGACGGTTTCGGGACAGAAAGTAGGCACACCGTTTACCACCAAAGTCGGCTCGGGTAATCCAACCGTTACGTTGACAAAAACAATCGCCAATCCGATGCTGTGGACGTCGGAAACCCCGAATCGCTATAAAGTTGAGTTTCGGCTACTACAGGCTGGAAAACCCGTTCACGTCGTCACGCAACCGTTTGGATTTCGAACCGTTGAGATTCGGCAGCGGGATGGCATCTACGTCAATGGTACAAAGATCAAGTTGAAGGGGGTGAACCGGCACTCGTTCTGGCCGTCGTCGGGGCGGGCGCTGAGTAAAGGCGTGAGTGTACTGGACGTCAATCTGATGAAAGACATGAACATGAACGCCGTCAGAATGTCGCACTACCCGCCCGACGATCATTTTCTGGATGTCTGCGATTCGCTGGGGCTGTTTGTGTTCGATGAACTGGCGGGCTGGCATGGGCATTACGATACCCCGACTGGTACCAAACTCCTGCACGAACTGATCCGGCACGACCTCAACCACCCGTCGGTCATTCTCTGGATCAACGGCAACGAAGGTGGCCATAACCGCGACCTAGACCCGCTTTTTGCGAAAGAAGACCTACAAAAACGGCACGTACTTCATGCCTGGGAAGGTTTCAATGGCTTCGATACGCAGCATTACCGCGAATTCAACTACGGCATTGGCAATTATAATCTCGGGCATTCCATTACGCTGCCGACCGAGTTTTTGCATGGCATGTACGATGGTGGCCACGGGGCGGGGCTTGAGGATTACTGGGAAGCGATGTGGCATGAACCCCTGGCCGCCGGTGGTTTTCTGTGGGACTTCGCTGACCAGGGCGTGGTACGTACCGACCGGAATGGCGGCAAAGGATTGCTCGATACCGATGGCAATCGTGGGGCTGATGGAATTGTAGGACCGTACCGCGAAAAGGAAGGTAGCTTTTTCACCATCAAAGAAGTCTGGTCGCCAATCCGGCTGGAACGTCGGGAAATTACGCCCACCTTCGATGGTACGTTCCCGATTGAAAACCGCTACCATTTTACCAATACGGCTCAGTGTTCGTTTACCGGGAAGTTAGTTAAAGTCGGAGGCTCGTCTGGGGCGGGAAGACCATTTTCGGTTGTGGCCCCAACTCTGAAACCACTGGAAAAGGGTGTCCTGAAAGCGGCTCTTCCCGCCGACTGGATGGACTACGATTTGTTATACATCACGGCCACTGACCCGTCCAAACGCGAGCTGTTTACCTGGAGCTTTCCGATTACGTTACCGGATCAGTTTGCGGCCAAAATGGTCAAAACCGAAGGATCGGGCAACGTAACGCTCACCGAAACCGATTCGCTGTATAACGTAACGGCCAACGGGATTCAGCTGTCGATCAGCAAACGTAACGGGGTTCTGCGTCAGGTTTCGAACGCTAACGGGAACGTACTGCTGACAAATGGCCCGATTTTGCAGGAAGCCGTCAATAATTTCAGCCACTTCACCCAGCGTACTGAAGGCAAAAACCTTATCATCGAATCGGCCTTCGACCGGAAAACGGCCTACAATACCTTGCAGTGGACAGTTTATACGTCGGGCTGGGTAAAAATGCGGGTGCGTTATTTCCCCAATGCCTATTTTACGTTTATGAACGGGGTCAATTTTTCATTCCCGGAAGACAAAATAAAGGCCGTCAAGTGGATGGGGAAAGGGCCGTACCGCGTCTGGAAAAACCGGTTAAAGGGCGGTACGCTGGGTGTCTGGAGCAAAGCCTATAATAACACCGAAACGGGTGAGCAGCCGCTGGTTTATCCCGAATTCAAAGGCTATCATGCCAACCTGTACTGGTGCCGGTTCGAAGCCGACAATCCGTTTATCGTTGCGACCGAGAACGAAGATGTATTTTTCCGGCTGTTCACACCCGCCTGGAAAACCGACCAGTGGCACAACTACGAACCCATTTTCCCGTCGGGCGACATTTCGTTCATGCAGGGCATTCCCAGCATCGGCACCAAAACACAGCGGAACGAAACCACCGGGCCGATGGGACAGAAATACGCGTTTTACGATTACGAAAAAGAGCCCGCCCGCGCCAAAGAACTGACACTGTACTTTGACTTTTCTGGACGATGA
- a CDS encoding glycoside hydrolase family 43 protein — protein sequence MKPEIGNQKVMRDPSIAQGKDGTFHLVWTSRWRDDKGFGYASSKDLIHWSPERFIPVMEHEPTTVNVWAPELFYDDQANEFVIIWASTIPGRFERGEEEEKNNHRMYYTTTKDFQTFAPTKLFLDPKFSVIDAVIIKRNASDYVLVLKDNTRPERNIKVAFGTKPTGPFTNVSKAFTEKFTEGPSVAKVGDDWLIYFDSYQAKTYDAVRTRDFKTFTDVKSYISVPEGHKHGTIFRAKKKILNGLLKGNPEGMKGL from the coding sequence TTGAAACCCGAAATTGGCAATCAGAAAGTGATGCGCGATCCGTCGATTGCGCAGGGGAAAGACGGTACGTTCCATCTGGTCTGGACGAGCAGATGGCGGGATGATAAAGGGTTTGGGTATGCCAGCTCGAAAGACCTGATTCACTGGTCGCCGGAGCGGTTTATTCCGGTGATGGAACACGAACCCACCACCGTAAATGTCTGGGCGCCCGAACTGTTCTATGATGACCAAGCCAACGAGTTTGTGATTATCTGGGCGTCTACCATTCCCGGGCGATTTGAGCGGGGGGAAGAAGAGGAGAAGAATAACCACCGGATGTATTACACCACCACGAAGGATTTTCAAACGTTTGCCCCGACAAAACTCTTTCTGGACCCGAAATTCAGTGTGATCGATGCCGTCATTATAAAACGTAACGCATCGGATTACGTGCTGGTGCTGAAAGACAATACCCGTCCCGAACGGAACATCAAAGTCGCCTTTGGCACTAAACCAACGGGGCCATTTACAAACGTATCGAAAGCGTTTACGGAAAAATTCACCGAAGGCCCATCGGTAGCCAAAGTGGGCGATGACTGGCTGATCTACTTTGACTCGTATCAGGCGAAAACCTATGATGCTGTCAGGACGCGCGATTTCAAAACGTTTACGGATGTGAAGTCATACATATCAGTTCCCGAAGGCCACAAGCACGGTACGATTTTTAGGGCTAAGAAGAAGATTTTGAACGGGTTGTTGAAAGGCAATCCCGAAGGGATGAAAGGATTATAG
- a CDS encoding glycoside hydrolase family 140 protein — translation MVNPSFKHTFFAGCLLAISIACNSEKKASEIDPNRLSVSENGRFLTMGDHKPFFWLGDTGWLLFNRLTREEAETYLENRKQKGFNVIQVMVLHTLAAANVYGDSALIGKNIATPKLTKGESVSDSAQYDFWDHVDFVVDKAGEKGIYMALVPLWGNNVKTKHVNQQRAKTYADFLANRYKNRPNIIWLDGGDIKGSDSLEVWKTIGRTINQIDSTHLITFHPRGRTSSSEWFHTEPWLDFNMVQSGHKSYAQDTSAKDEQHYGEDNWRYMQADLALKPTKPVIDGEPSYEQIPHGLHNPEDPRWTADDVRRYGYWSVLAGAFGYTYGHNSIMQFYKKGDKKSSFGAIDDWTKAIDAPGASQMIHLKKLMLAHSFFDRVPDQSLIANQGNRYDYLVASRGPDYALVYTYTGRNIRLNMGKIPGDNVTASWFSPRDGKTTAIGDVPNTGVQEFNPPADPKNGNDWVLVIQKK, via the coding sequence ATGGTAAACCCATCGTTTAAACACACATTTTTTGCCGGATGTTTACTGGCAATCAGTATAGCCTGCAATTCTGAAAAAAAAGCGTCAGAGATTGATCCTAACCGACTTTCTGTATCCGAAAACGGGCGATTTCTGACCATGGGTGACCATAAACCGTTCTTCTGGCTGGGCGATACGGGCTGGCTGCTTTTCAATCGACTGACGCGCGAGGAAGCCGAAACATACCTCGAAAACCGGAAACAAAAAGGCTTCAACGTTATTCAGGTGATGGTGTTGCACACGCTCGCAGCCGCAAATGTTTACGGCGACTCTGCTCTGATCGGCAAAAATATAGCAACACCTAAGCTTACAAAAGGGGAATCCGTCAGCGACTCAGCGCAATATGATTTCTGGGATCACGTCGATTTCGTGGTCGATAAGGCGGGCGAAAAGGGTATTTATATGGCGCTGGTTCCGCTCTGGGGCAACAACGTAAAGACCAAACACGTCAATCAGCAGCGGGCGAAAACCTACGCCGACTTTTTGGCGAATCGCTATAAAAACCGGCCAAACATCATCTGGCTGGATGGGGGCGACATCAAAGGCAGTGATTCGCTGGAAGTCTGGAAAACCATTGGCCGGACTATCAACCAGATCGATTCAACGCACCTGATCACGTTCCATCCGCGCGGCCGGACGTCTTCTTCGGAGTGGTTCCATACTGAACCCTGGCTGGATTTCAACATGGTACAGTCAGGCCACAAATCGTATGCGCAGGATACCTCGGCGAAGGATGAACAGCATTATGGCGAAGATAACTGGCGGTATATGCAGGCTGATCTGGCGCTAAAACCGACCAAGCCGGTTATTGATGGCGAGCCGTCGTACGAACAGATTCCGCACGGCCTGCACAATCCGGAAGACCCGCGCTGGACGGCCGATGATGTGCGACGCTACGGCTACTGGTCGGTGCTGGCGGGAGCGTTTGGGTACACCTACGGACATAACTCGATCATGCAGTTTTATAAAAAAGGCGATAAAAAGAGTTCGTTTGGAGCCATCGACGACTGGACAAAAGCCATCGATGCGCCCGGTGCCAGTCAGATGATTCACCTGAAAAAGCTGATGCTTGCGCATTCGTTTTTCGACCGTGTTCCCGATCAGTCGCTGATTGCCAATCAGGGAAACCGCTATGATTATCTGGTAGCCAGTCGCGGTCCCGATTATGCGCTGGTGTATACGTACACGGGCCGGAACATCAGGCTGAACATGGGTAAAATTCCCGGCGATAACGTAACGGCTTCGTGGTTCAGCCCGCGCGACGGCAAAACGACCGCCATTGGCGACGTACCAAACACAGGTGTTCAGGAATTTAACCCGCCTGCCGACCCCAAAAACGGAAACGACTGGGTATTAGTCATTCAGAAGAAATGA
- a CDS encoding DeoR/GlpR family DNA-binding transcription regulator encodes MLPNQRRDKILELLKEDGSAKVIDLARIFKVTEVTIRQDLEKLEKDGLVIKEHGGAYLKNVEDQVRTFSLGNQENIDKKEVIATKCLEFIESGDSIILDSGSTTTEIAKKLRGYKNLTVITNALNIALILGAEPGIEVIMTGGEFKPPTLSLTGQKAADFFKGINVQKLFLATAGISLKSGLTYPSISDLVVKKAMIDAADTTYLVADSTKIGKSAFASLGALSLIDYIITDAGIEEKHKQVFHDNEIELILAT; translated from the coding sequence ATGCTGCCGAATCAACGCCGGGATAAAATACTTGAATTATTAAAGGAAGATGGCTCTGCCAAGGTTATTGATCTGGCCCGGATCTTTAAAGTGACCGAAGTAACGATTCGGCAGGATCTGGAAAAGCTGGAAAAAGATGGCCTGGTCATCAAAGAACACGGTGGGGCTTACCTGAAAAACGTGGAAGATCAGGTACGCACGTTTTCGCTGGGAAATCAGGAGAACATCGATAAAAAAGAAGTCATTGCCACTAAATGCCTGGAGTTCATCGAAAGTGGCGACAGTATTATTCTGGATTCAGGGTCGACGACCACTGAAATAGCCAAAAAACTGCGGGGGTATAAAAACCTGACCGTCATTACCAATGCCCTGAACATCGCGTTGATTCTGGGAGCCGAACCCGGCATTGAAGTGATCATGACGGGTGGCGAATTCAAACCGCCAACGTTGTCGTTAACGGGTCAGAAAGCCGCCGATTTTTTCAAGGGAATCAATGTACAGAAGCTCTTTCTGGCCACGGCAGGCATATCCCTCAAATCGGGTTTAACCTACCCAAGTATCAGCGATCTGGTCGTTAAAAAAGCCATGATCGACGCTGCCGATACAACTTATCTGGTCGCCGATTCAACCAAAATTGGTAAAAGCGCTTTCGCCAGCCTGGGAGCCCTATCGCTGATTGATTACATCATTACGGATGCGGGTATCGAAGAAAAACACAAGCAGGTGTTTCATGATAATGAGATTGAGCTGATCCTTGCTACGTAA